A single Neospora caninum Liverpool complete genome, chromosome VIIb DNA region contains:
- a CDS encoding YbaK / prolyl-tRNA synthetases associated domain containing protein: MEGVDGGFSPEGSFAVSAPPQTEKEGTPSTTASQLSVCSPSTFSFCSLCPAMEERMKAFLAKHRVDDFSLVRVASCYYDLTLQQRIDLLKAPSTYHLCKTVVMENTRHTGVDDKLNSKYYMIVVQYQRKVNGERVKDLVKQLNAERGLKLGNKKLNFNFCKTSEELTGFVYNAVTPFASKTDIPVIVDSPILELDPPLVWLGGGEVDLKLRVSVADLLRVFDPLVGSVCFEQEATTNEGN; encoded by the exons ATGGAGGGGGTCGACGGCGGGTTTTCGCCCGAGGGAAgctttgctgtctccgctccgcCTCAAactgagaaggaaggcacACCGTCCACCACTGCCTCTCAGCTGTCGGTCTGTTCTCCCTCGactttttccttctgttcTTTGTGTCCTGCGATGGAAGAGAGGATGAAGGCGTTCTTGGCGAAGCATCGCGTCGACGACTTTTCTCTTGTTCGCGTAGCTTCTTGCTACTACGACCTCACTTTACAGCAGAGAATCGATTTGCTGAAGGCGCCCTCGACCTACCACTTATGCAAAACCGTCGTCATGGAAAACACTCGACACACAG GTGTAGATGACAAGCTGAACAGCAAATACTACATGATTGTTGTCCAGTACCAGAGGAAGGTCAACGGCGAACGCGTGAAGGACTTAGTCAAGCAGCTCAATGCGGAA CGCGGCCTGAAACTGGGGAACAAGAAGTTGAATTTCAATTTCTGCAAAACGAGCGAAGAACTGACAGGCTTTGTCTACAACGCCGTGACGCCCTTTGCCTCGAAGACAGACATCCCCGTCATTGTCGATTCACCGATTCTCGAGCTCGATCCTCCTTTGGTGTGGctcggaggcggcgaagtcGATCTAAAACTCAGAGTGTCTGTCGCCGACCTCCTCCGCGTCTTTGACCCTCTCGTCGGGTCTGTTTGCTTCGAacaggaagcgacgacgaaTGAAGGAAACTGA